Proteins encoded together in one Candidatus Dependentiae bacterium window:
- a CDS encoding translation initiation factor IF-3: MKTKNEATNSPLINEKIRFDKMQVISYDGKNLGVLPRDEALRAARQVDLDLVLITDMGAEGCPVVKIMDFGKALYAKKKQQGEAKKNQKVIQIKELRLSPKIGEHDYQTKVNQAVAFLKDGKHVKFTLVFKGRETATREERGEEMFAKIDSSFEAAGLTRIANEKDMKAPKLWSRVYYLKNK, from the coding sequence TTGAAAACGAAAAACGAAGCAACCAATAGTCCGTTAATTAATGAGAAAATTCGCTTTGATAAAATGCAAGTTATCTCATATGACGGAAAAAATTTAGGTGTTTTACCACGTGATGAAGCTCTTCGTGCAGCTCGCCAAGTTGATCTTGATTTAGTATTGATCACTGATATGGGTGCTGAAGGATGTCCAGTTGTTAAAATTATGGACTTTGGTAAAGCGTTGTATGCAAAGAAAAAGCAACAAGGTGAAGCTAAAAAAAATCAAAAGGTAATTCAAATTAAAGAATTGCGTTTAAGTCCCAAGATTGGTGAGCATGACTATCAAACTAAAGTCAATCAGGCTGTAGCGTTTCTTAAAGACGGCAAGCATGTAAAGTTTACTTTAGTGTTTAAAGGTAGAGAAACAGCAACTCGTGAAGAACGTGGTGAAGAAATGTTTGCTAAAATTGACTCAAGTTTTGAAGCAGCAGGTCTTACGCGTATAGCAAACGAGAAAGACATGAAAGCTCCTAAATTGTGGTCTCGTGTCTATTATCTTAAAAATAAATAA
- the rpmI gene encoding 50S ribosomal protein L35 yields the protein MPKVKTHSGAKKRFRKLKSGLIKAARPYRRHLLTKKSRKTKRQLRSSLYLCAADIKHVASLLPY from the coding sequence ATGCCTAAAGTTAAAACCCATTCTGGGGCAAAAAAAAGATTTAGAAAATTAAAAAGTGGTTTGATTAAAGCTGCACGTCCTTACCGTCGTCACTTACTTACCAAAAAATCAAGAAAAACAAAGCGTCAATTGCGCAGTAGTTTGTATCTTTGTGCAGCAGATATCAAACACGTAGCATCATTGCTGCCTTATTAA
- the rplT gene encoding 50S ribosomal protein L20, translating into MTRVKRGTVTKKRHKRLLKQTKGFWGQRKNIFKRAKETLLRALAFAFKGRKLKKRDMRSLFIMRIKAAAESNGTKYNKLIHGLKLADVQLNRKMLSQLAVYDPAVFSQIVHIAQQ; encoded by the coding sequence ATGACACGCGTAAAACGTGGTACGGTAACTAAAAAACGCCATAAAAGATTACTCAAACAGACTAAAGGCTTCTGGGGACAACGTAAAAATATTTTTAAACGTGCCAAAGAAACTCTTTTACGCGCATTAGCATTTGCTTTTAAAGGCAGAAAGCTTAAAAAGCGTGATATGCGATCATTATTTATTATGCGTATTAAAGCTGCTGCAGAAAGCAATGGCACTAAGTACAATAAGTTGATACATGGCCTTAAACTAGCAGATGTACAATTGAATCGTAAGATGCTTAGCCAACTTGCAGTATATGACCCAGCAGTATTTTCTCAGATAGTGCATATAGCGCAACAATAG
- the zapA gene encoding cell division protein ZapA: MSNVTKYKVSIFGESYFLVSDESQEHVNAAALLVDSCMREIAEKSQITESKRIAVLVALQLASKALTSMDIVDRQQQKSDRLLALMDKELSHFSPL, from the coding sequence ATGAGCAACGTAACTAAATACAAAGTATCTATATTTGGTGAAAGTTACTTTCTTGTAAGTGATGAATCGCAAGAGCATGTTAATGCTGCGGCACTTCTAGTTGATAGCTGTATGCGTGAAATAGCAGAAAAAAGTCAGATTACCGAATCAAAACGTATTGCTGTTTTAGTTGCTTTACAACTTGCAAGTAAGGCATTAACTAGTATGGATATTGTTGATCGCCAACAACAAAAAAGTGATAGACTTCTAGCCCTTATGGACAAAGAACTTTCTCATTTTAGCCCATTATAA